The candidate division TA06 bacterium genome has a window encoding:
- a CDS encoding T9SS type A sorting domain-containing protein: AAYGTAGEGYIANTVPAGMVWNTGTAAGVVTAVNNGTFMIMHRDHGMYTGWGEPAFTSTNIPSLTNNLYPFVFSMNCQTGAYQYSGEAFSEAFYRSKYGALGVMCATEVSYSFVNDALIMGISDGMWPNFNSTNNWDVPNAGTGQTYERYTEDLRPAFAMASGKWHLMTQTYTDPAIPADYKEFTCQLFHVFGDPFMTFCSQIPDTFTLTFNSTIPTGTQTFNVNVKNKAGANVLGALVGVYMPSNSPEIVTSALTDANGNVSITINPLLDGTLYVTATKSNFVRKETFTTVNAGTPTKPAITKLLDGAKLPDLRPYLTFVSTDPQGNTIDYRVIWDTTSAFTSAVRDSSTTTTYASGATVNFQFPSNLTAGRTYWWKVKGRDPAGTNLFGQSSDPRSFTISTDIPAGTVCWMHTKGGQFTCDTYTGATTAQGDSLILAAPSSGAATLMTENFEGGSLPAGWDTSGSYPANYGWLIRTSGGTQPPSYGTTYEGCQFPSTMVTPAASEEIITTPQYLMNSGAQTCSLSYGYGMDPGVAADSLVLEASFLSGGSWGTWIQVDGLNNGTTTISGTRSIGLNTFMPKDGIQLRWRFSQGGGRNGQDAAIDNITLKYTYLITNTNGTMTSGPIYYKDITKAETISRSSYRWGKVLWRKKAATDSIGVQVEYCNNNVWALVPDAALANNSKGFFNQASANDSVTLVTLDTLTYDSLRVIAKLYRPASKATANPVLYDIEFARPGYMAPDAVMLSFFAAFVQNNRAVVQWRTESEQDCYQWVVERSASPDGQFTELGRLDGNGTSSQPNEYSYSDAAVLTPGVYYYRITEIGKSGEKTVFGPVSASIGLGAPAEYALQPAYPNPSQGGATIKYSLKQPGQTLLKVYNVLGEEIKTLVNSRQSADYYQVNWDGRDKKGRLVSNGVYFYKLVSGDYSSTKKLTVLR, translated from the coding sequence GCACCAACATTCCCAGCCTGACCAATAATCTGTATCCCTTTGTATTCTCCATGAACTGCCAGACCGGGGCATACCAATACAGCGGCGAGGCGTTTTCCGAAGCGTTTTACCGCAGCAAGTACGGGGCTTTGGGCGTGATGTGCGCCACCGAAGTATCGTATTCCTTCGTCAACGACGCCCTGATCATGGGGATCAGCGACGGGATGTGGCCCAATTTCAATTCCACCAACAACTGGGACGTGCCCAATGCCGGCACCGGCCAGACCTACGAGCGTTACACCGAGGACCTGAGGCCGGCCTTTGCCATGGCCTCCGGCAAGTGGCATTTAATGACCCAGACCTACACCGATCCCGCCATCCCGGCCGACTACAAGGAATTCACCTGCCAGCTGTTCCACGTTTTCGGCGATCCCTTTATGACGTTCTGTTCCCAGATCCCGGACACCTTTACTCTGACCTTCAATTCAACCATCCCCACCGGCACCCAGACCTTTAATGTCAACGTCAAGAACAAGGCCGGAGCCAACGTGCTGGGAGCTTTGGTGGGCGTGTACATGCCCAGCAACTCGCCGGAGATCGTGACCTCGGCCCTGACAGACGCCAACGGCAACGTTTCCATCACCATCAATCCGCTGCTGGACGGGACGCTCTACGTCACCGCCACCAAGTCCAACTTCGTGCGCAAGGAGACCTTCACCACGGTCAATGCCGGCACCCCCACCAAACCGGCGATCACCAAGCTGCTGGACGGGGCCAAGCTGCCGGATCTGCGGCCCTACCTGACCTTTGTCTCCACCGATCCCCAGGGCAATACCATAGACTACCGGGTGATCTGGGACACCACCTCGGCCTTCACTTCGGCGGTACGCGACAGCTCCACCACCACCACTTATGCCAGCGGCGCCACGGTGAACTTCCAGTTCCCGTCCAACCTTACCGCCGGGAGGACCTACTGGTGGAAGGTGAAGGGCCGCGACCCGGCCGGCACCAATCTGTTCGGCCAGTCCAGTGATCCCCGGTCCTTTACCATCAGCACTGACATCCCGGCCGGCACGGTCTGCTGGATGCACACCAAGGGCGGCCAGTTCACCTGCGACACCTACACCGGGGCCACCACGGCCCAGGGCGACAGCCTGATCCTGGCGGCGCCAAGCTCGGGTGCGGCCACCTTAATGACGGAAAATTTCGAAGGCGGCTCCCTCCCGGCAGGCTGGGATACCTCCGGTTCCTATCCGGCAAACTACGGTTGGTTGATCCGCACCAGCGGCGGCACACAGCCGCCCAGCTATGGCACTACTTACGAAGGGTGCCAGTTCCCGTCAACCATGGTAACGCCTGCGGCCTCGGAGGAGATCATCACCACGCCCCAGTACCTCATGAATTCAGGGGCCCAAACTTGTTCTTTAAGCTACGGCTACGGAATGGATCCCGGCGTAGCTGCGGATAGTCTGGTATTAGAGGCTAGTTTCCTTTCCGGCGGTTCATGGGGGACCTGGATTCAAGTTGACGGTCTGAACAACGGTACCACTACTATTTCCGGAACCAGAAGCATTGGGCTGAATACCTTTATGCCCAAGGATGGGATACAACTGCGCTGGCGGTTCAGCCAGGGCGGGGGGCGAAACGGCCAGGACGCGGCCATAGACAACATAACCCTTAAGTACACATATTTGATCACTAATACCAACGGCACTATGACCTCGGGCCCGATATACTACAAGGACATCACCAAGGCCGAGACCATTTCCCGCTCCTCTTACAGATGGGGCAAGGTCCTCTGGCGCAAGAAGGCCGCCACGGATTCCATCGGGGTTCAGGTGGAATACTGCAACAACAATGTCTGGGCGCTGGTGCCGGACGCGGCCCTGGCCAACAACTCCAAGGGCTTCTTCAACCAGGCCTCGGCCAACGACAGCGTCACCCTGGTCACTTTGGATACCCTGACCTACGATAGCTTAAGGGTGATAGCCAAGCTTTACCGTCCGGCCTCCAAGGCCACCGCCAACCCGGTGCTTTACGACATCGAGTTCGCCCGGCCGGGCTACATGGCCCCGGATGCGGTCATGCTTTCCTTCTTTGCCGCCTTCGTCCAGAACAACAGGGCCGTGGTCCAGTGGCGCACCGAAAGCGAACAGGATTGCTACCAGTGGGTGGTGGAGAGGTCCGCTTCGCCCGACGGCCAGTTCACAGAACTGGGCCGGCTTGACGGAAACGGCACCAGCAGCCAGCCCAACGAATACAGCTACAGCGACGCTGCGGTGCTGACCCCCGGAGTCTATTATTACCGTATTACCGAGATCGGCAAAAGCGGAGAGAAGACGGTATTCGGACCGGTCAGCGCCAGCATCGGCCTGGGCGCTCCGGCGGAATACGCCCTGCAGCCGGCCTACCCCAACCCCAGCCAGGGAGGGGCCACCATAAAGTATTCGCTTAAACAGCCGGGCCAGACCCTGCTTAAGGTTTACAACGTGCTGGGCGAAGAGATCAAGACCCTGGTCAATAGCCGGCAAAGCGCCGACTATTACCAGGTGAACTGGGACGGCCGGGACAAAAAGGGGAGGCTGGTTTCCAACGGTGTGTATTTCTACAAACTGGTCTCCGGAGACTATTCGTCAACCAAGAAGCTGACAGTCCTCCGTTAA
- a CDS encoding T9SS type A sorting domain-containing protein, whose product MLLGSSFARGQEDMEPRMLIRVDISNPAVLLAVSKLPQGIDVAACRPGEYMDIVTKPSQLSLFTGAGISYRELKGFAGDMSKASSSKAAYHSYDGIRAELKQIALDHPTITKLDTVAVAAQGGKVWCLKVSSNPTVDDNSRQGILVMGNHHAREWMTPEICLYIANYLTNNYNPAGTDSISTMVKTKEIYIVTSVNPDGFIYDHGGTNVVPASPTLLWRKNRRVNSPTVFGVDLNRGYDGSVDGDILGEWGGSINSYTSPDSSNDVFYGFSPSGEPEQQAMMKIVKDHNIVLSISYHTYSELVLWPLGYVDSTVKRAPDSLQLRYFGQQSAIRTKRYRSTLGYTPQQSSALYPTTGDSDGWIYGYGLTQLGRVIFSYCVEADTAFYTPVAHIDSVCPQTLKGFMYLAMRTDSIVTTTSPPPVLPPPVTGVTFPTASTDYRLSWSLPNPASNPTAYELQELSGFQSTTDTVGAAANPNIALDRFVSNTVRMYSGSRSYRSGVGNQYNIASITTTKPYPVTSAKDSFSFYSYQGMTTFDRMWVEISLDGRQWNLLGKLYQNALSWTKRAFAIDSSAYFGKSVFFRIRLVGDGVAASDSVYIDDIKPVAAFTSTTTVSNTITASNYLITGKTAGSTYYYRVRGFNAKRGWGDWDQLYKVNVIMGPMAVELSAFTAQAAPGGINLTWLTQSENDCYQWVIERSDQPEAGYIEIARQSGQGTTASSCQYKYFDANPPALGQLYYRLLELDTKGNQTVYGPVSVLSAGDRSFSFGLGSASPNPFKQTTTINYQLSKPGMAGLKIYNITGQLIRTLDEGYRISGEHSISWDGRDDNDRMVRNGVYLYRLSSGDFSSCKRLILLR is encoded by the coding sequence ATGCTATTGGGCTCCTCTTTTGCCCGGGGGCAGGAGGACATGGAACCAAGGATGCTGATCCGGGTGGACATCTCCAACCCCGCGGTCCTGCTGGCGGTCTCAAAACTGCCCCAGGGAATTGACGTGGCGGCCTGCCGTCCGGGCGAGTACATGGACATAGTGACCAAGCCGTCACAGCTAAGCCTTTTTACCGGGGCCGGGATATCTTACCGGGAGCTGAAAGGTTTTGCCGGTGACATGTCCAAAGCATCATCTTCCAAGGCGGCCTACCATTCCTACGACGGCATCAGGGCCGAGCTGAAGCAGATAGCGCTGGATCATCCCACCATTACCAAGCTTGACACAGTGGCCGTGGCGGCCCAGGGGGGCAAGGTCTGGTGCCTTAAGGTTTCCAGCAACCCCACGGTGGACGACAATTCCCGCCAGGGCATCCTGGTCATGGGCAACCATCACGCCCGGGAGTGGATGACTCCGGAGATCTGCCTGTATATCGCCAATTACCTGACCAACAATTATAACCCGGCGGGCACGGATTCAATATCCACCATGGTCAAGACCAAGGAGATATACATCGTAACATCCGTCAATCCCGATGGTTTCATCTATGACCACGGCGGCACAAATGTGGTGCCGGCCTCCCCGACCCTTTTGTGGCGCAAGAACCGCCGGGTGAACAGCCCCACCGTGTTCGGGGTGGACCTTAACCGGGGCTACGACGGCTCGGTGGACGGAGACATCCTGGGGGAATGGGGAGGATCCATCAACAGCTACACCAGCCCCGATTCCAGCAACGATGTTTTCTACGGCTTTTCACCCAGCGGCGAGCCGGAGCAGCAGGCCATGATGAAGATCGTTAAGGACCACAACATCGTATTGTCCATTTCATACCATACATACAGCGAACTGGTGCTGTGGCCGCTGGGCTACGTGGACTCCACCGTCAAGCGGGCGCCGGACAGCCTGCAGCTGAGGTACTTTGGCCAGCAGTCGGCCATCCGTACCAAAAGATACCGCAGCACGTTGGGCTACACCCCCCAGCAGTCCTCGGCCCTGTATCCCACCACCGGTGATTCCGACGGCTGGATCTACGGCTACGGCCTGACCCAGCTGGGGCGGGTGATATTCTCATACTGCGTGGAGGCGGACACCGCCTTTTACACCCCCGTTGCCCACATCGACTCGGTCTGCCCCCAGACCCTAAAAGGCTTTATGTACCTGGCCATGCGCACCGACAGCATCGTCACCACTACTTCGCCGCCGCCTGTGCTGCCGCCTCCGGTCACCGGTGTAACTTTTCCCACAGCCAGCACCGATTACCGGTTAAGCTGGAGCCTGCCCAACCCGGCCTCCAATCCCACTGCCTACGAACTGCAGGAACTATCTGGATTCCAGTCCACCACCGACACGGTGGGGGCGGCCGCCAACCCCAACATCGCCCTGGACAGGTTCGTTTCCAACACGGTCCGGATGTACTCCGGCAGCCGCAGTTACCGCAGCGGAGTGGGCAACCAGTACAATATCGCCAGCATCACCACCACCAAGCCGTATCCGGTAACTTCGGCTAAGGATTCCTTCAGTTTTTACAGCTATCAGGGCATGACCACCTTTGACCGGATGTGGGTGGAGATCTCTCTCGACGGCCGGCAGTGGAATCTGCTGGGCAAGCTTTACCAGAACGCCTTGTCCTGGACCAAGCGGGCCTTTGCCATCGATTCCTCCGCCTATTTCGGCAAGTCGGTGTTCTTCCGCATCCGGCTGGTGGGCGACGGGGTGGCCGCCTCGGACAGCGTGTACATAGACGACATCAAACCGGTGGCGGCATTCACTTCAACCACCACGGTATCCAATACCATCACAGCCAGCAACTACCTGATCACCGGCAAGACAGCCGGTTCCACCTATTATTATAGGGTGCGGGGGTTTAACGCCAAGCGGGGCTGGGGAGATTGGGACCAGCTTTACAAGGTCAATGTCATTATGGGGCCAATGGCGGTGGAACTCTCGGCCTTTACCGCCCAGGCCGCCCCCGGCGGGATAAACCTTACCTGGCTGACCCAAAGCGAGAACGACTGCTACCAGTGGGTCATAGAACGATCTGACCAGCCGGAGGCCGGATACATTGAGATAGCCCGGCAAAGCGGACAGGGGACCACCGCCAGTTCCTGCCAATATAAATATTTTGACGCCAACCCGCCGGCCTTGGGCCAGCTTTATTACCGGCTGTTGGAACTGGATACCAAAGGCAACCAGACGGTCTACGGCCCGGTCAGCGTGTTATCGGCAGGGGATCGATCATTCAGCTTTGGACTCGGCTCCGCCAGCCCCAATCCGTTCAAACAAACAACCACGATCAATTATCAATTGTCAAAACCGGGAATGGCCGGCCTTAAGATTTACAACATCACCGGGCAGTTGATAAGGACATTGGATGAGGGTTACCGGATTTCGGGAGAGCATAGCATCAGTTGGGACGGCCGGGATGACAATGACCGCATGGTCAGAAACGGTGTCTATCTTTACCGTCTAAGTTCAGGGGACTTTTCCTCCTGCAAAAGATTGATCTTGCTGAGGTAG
- a CDS encoding T9SS type A sorting domain-containing protein yields the protein MNRKLFTILGLALLLFCSVAVQAKPREKGRAKEKAMPIKMPATAKLVVDTVFMDNFESDTIVWTTEDFFVQDYSYWHISSRNPYGGSGNSWWCGTDSATGNWVNPAGGYASSWVQFLYSPVFDLTAITADTVLLNFMHYYSVEGPSGGIDWDCVNLWGSTDGGSNWFVMFPDTARCGADKAYNLTAASAYSYLGVTPFSTKVPGWGGADKTWKPVSYDLTPYKGDSLKLRFSMLSDGAEDDSSAGGSYSGAWFIDNISVDTLSAGGSSAAIFYDDCEGGNLGWTTGVKEPRINWCLNGNRTNSGARAWYNGDTTTYIQADGNSDALTSPFINLTEVKNTQPCIATFKAWVDMPKVSGGYTRDYDYFEVFISDDSGATWDYVNVYAGPTSPQMSWNPIVSNLFYGEILLTAYVGKIIQIRLEMNTSADALPHGEGLYLDDFMVTGKGRDALPAPSTVCLVDNDGNAADISDNSWTKYMEASLASLGYKYSVVTIGSNKTMIPGYLEQYPLVIWNLGSNFNYRAGVNYLALTSTDQECILSYLNNGGNLWMSGQYFFFANGTQLDTTVHPNIWMDYLHLAPENGWAPTTTYQGYGVGGDPIGDGLSDSLLYDRLNGGYPWTGPTKAYSLNPDSANYPVVGFIKNDDSTFNGLRYQDAGLGYKLIYTSFPYEAVSAPEKRDTLMARVINWLRPGLNADYMPPAIPQGLTLTQSYDTVKCVWLANSEVDIKGYNVYRSLQSGIPTWSKLGTVLAPDTTFADTTVQAGLTYNYALTAYDTLVPANESLKSLWSRITVTAWKLGIEGQPVSVIPARFSLEQNKPNPFKGNTEIKFALPNASQVELGVYNVAGQKVSALASGHYSAGYHSIRWNGKDGQGRMLSNGVYFYRLEARGQSGQERLSQTKRLIIVK from the coding sequence ATGAACCGAAAATTGTTCACAATTTTGGGTCTGGCGCTGTTACTGTTCTGCTCGGTTGCAGTTCAGGCCAAGCCCAGGGAAAAGGGCAGGGCAAAGGAAAAGGCAATGCCCATAAAGATGCCGGCCACGGCCAAACTTGTGGTCGATACAGTTTTCATGGATAATTTTGAATCTGATACCATTGTATGGACCACCGAAGATTTCTTTGTTCAGGATTATTCATACTGGCACATTTCCTCCCGCAACCCGTATGGCGGTTCGGGAAATTCCTGGTGGTGCGGCACAGATTCTGCAACCGGCAACTGGGTAAACCCCGCAGGAGGTTATGCTTCCAGCTGGGTGCAATTCCTGTATTCTCCCGTGTTTGATCTTACTGCCATAACAGCGGACACAGTTCTGCTGAATTTCATGCACTATTACAGCGTGGAAGGTCCAAGCGGCGGAATTGACTGGGATTGCGTAAATTTATGGGGTTCCACCGACGGCGGCAGCAACTGGTTCGTGATGTTTCCGGATACGGCCCGTTGCGGAGCGGATAAAGCTTATAATTTAACAGCAGCCTCGGCTTATTCTTATTTGGGTGTGACCCCGTTTTCTACCAAGGTCCCGGGCTGGGGAGGAGCCGATAAGACCTGGAAACCGGTCAGCTATGACCTGACCCCGTATAAGGGTGACAGCTTGAAATTGCGTTTTTCCATGCTCAGCGACGGTGCAGAGGATGATTCATCGGCTGGTGGCAGCTACAGCGGGGCTTGGTTTATTGATAATATCAGCGTGGATACATTAAGTGCGGGAGGTTCGTCTGCTGCCATATTTTACGATGATTGCGAGGGCGGCAATCTTGGCTGGACCACCGGGGTGAAAGAGCCCAGGATCAACTGGTGCTTAAACGGGAACCGCACCAACAGCGGTGCCCGGGCCTGGTACAACGGCGACACCACTACATATATTCAGGCTGACGGCAATTCCGACGCTCTGACATCACCATTCATCAACCTGACCGAAGTGAAGAACACCCAACCGTGCATAGCCACCTTTAAGGCTTGGGTGGATATGCCCAAGGTAAGCGGTGGGTACACCCGCGACTATGATTATTTTGAAGTTTTTATTTCGGACGACAGCGGAGCCACCTGGGATTATGTGAACGTTTATGCCGGGCCGACCTCCCCTCAGATGTCATGGAATCCGATTGTAAGCAATTTGTTTTATGGGGAAATCTTACTAACCGCCTATGTCGGTAAGATCATTCAGATCAGGCTTGAGATGAACACCAGTGCAGACGCCTTGCCCCACGGAGAAGGACTTTACCTGGATGATTTCATGGTCACCGGAAAAGGCCGCGATGCTTTGCCCGCCCCCAGCACAGTGTGCCTGGTGGACAACGATGGAAACGCCGCGGATATTTCGGATAACTCCTGGACCAAATATATGGAAGCATCACTGGCTAGTCTGGGCTATAAATATTCAGTGGTTACCATAGGTTCAAATAAAACGATGATTCCCGGTTATCTGGAGCAATATCCCCTGGTGATCTGGAACCTGGGATCAAATTTCAATTACCGGGCCGGAGTCAACTACCTGGCTCTGACCTCGACGGATCAGGAATGCATCCTTTCTTACTTGAACAACGGCGGTAACCTGTGGATGTCCGGGCAATATTTCTTCTTCGCCAACGGCACCCAGCTGGACACTACCGTTCACCCAAATATCTGGATGGACTACCTGCACCTGGCCCCGGAGAACGGCTGGGCTCCCACAACAACCTACCAGGGATATGGAGTGGGGGGCGATCCGATCGGCGACGGATTGTCCGATTCGCTTTTGTATGACAGGCTTAACGGCGGCTACCCCTGGACCGGACCGACCAAGGCCTATTCTCTTAACCCTGACAGCGCCAACTATCCGGTGGTTGGTTTTATAAAGAACGACGATAGCACCTTCAACGGTCTGAGATATCAGGATGCCGGTCTGGGCTATAAACTAATTTATACTTCATTCCCCTACGAGGCTGTTTCGGCCCCGGAAAAAAGGGACACTTTAATGGCCCGGGTTATCAATTGGCTTAGGCCCGGGTTGAACGCGGATTACATGCCTCCGGCGATTCCCCAGGGCCTGACCTTGACCCAGAGTTACGACACGGTCAAGTGCGTCTGGCTGGCCAATTCCGAGGTGGACATTAAAGGTTACAATGTCTACCGCTCTCTGCAAAGCGGGATCCCGACCTGGAGCAAATTAGGCACAGTGCTGGCCCCGGACACGACTTTTGCCGATACCACAGTTCAGGCCGGCTTGACCTATAATTACGCTTTAACGGCCTATGACACTTTGGTTCCGGCCAACGAAAGCCTGAAATCCCTGTGGTCCCGGATTACGGTAACGGCCTGGAAACTGGGAATTGAAGGACAGCCGGTAAGCGTGATTCCGGCCCGGTTCAGCCTGGAACAGAACAAGCCCAATCCCTTCAAGGGCAATACCGAGATCAAATTTGCCCTGCCCAACGCCTCTCAGGTGGAGCTTGGTGTTTACAACGTGGCCGGACAAAAGGTGTCCGCGCTGGCCTCCGGTCATTATTCCGCCGGATACCACAGCATCCGCTGGAACGGCAAGGACGGACAGGGCCGGATGCTATCCAATGGCGTCTATTTCTACCGGCTGGAGGCCCGGGGACAGAGCGGCCAGGAGCGCTTGAGCCAGACCAAACGACTGATAATTGTGAAGTAG
- a CDS encoding T9SS type A sorting domain-containing protein: MKKIAFIIALILCASVSFAAAPTFSLTTVLPDTTFIGPYVVRSVIQCADGLTNIYLGYQLNNAYGTDPWSWADWPTPDSTHADTFYFTIPSIPVGVATPPQIDYIIYAENSSTGEYASDPEYPGFYSFLNLLYSPQYSNVSTLRDTFFTGPYVVKTNISTAFGNVPNSDDIYSDIAGGASYPRDSIGADGFYYYTIPRYANNAMTPVNINWFLTAYDEMGNWANYPTKIDSFNHFNLIDPMPSNTRALSNTEQTGPFVVWTTYKAEGNVINDSLWVYNSSAAAWEPFGRDSLIGDVYYYTIPQQQAAVISPVLVQWYLKASDDLTGNYTYVPASANPGFGVPYSFRILDLTAPLITNVTQVDNTSFTGPFEVKANCRDTSGIAQVRVYFRTKPALGDTSWNYLPMAATGNPDEYKASLPVQTPGMLVQYYVSAYDGALTAGGTAQKNTADFPAGGQITPNHFYTGSPQYKLLLVNDGLAATNYDSYYTSCLDSNGVTYGYWDNRRANVLSQLHNVNTLIWFTGDDSVNTLNQADRDSLTAFLERGGNLLLSSKNLGQNWGGKINSDTVDFYHNYLKARFDSTLVLSTSLSFQGRVALPISKGAVDSLFVGTVGTAGNYKSIDRVAPLPGADSVFNVKNLPGCAVIRCSTGVYKTVYASLPIEALAKNTAGKLSRTQFIGRCLNWFGIQTFYKVAGEAVAEAGLVNDEALLYQAFPNPFNGNTTISFSLPSAGSVSLKVYNIAGQVVKTICDEHRKAGVYKITWNGNDESGNKVSNGIYLYRLVTKDQSQAKKVIVLR, translated from the coding sequence ATGAAAAAAATCGCATTTATAATCGCATTGATATTATGCGCCTCGGTAAGTTTTGCCGCTGCACCGACATTTTCCCTGACCACCGTCCTGCCGGACACCACCTTCATCGGACCCTACGTCGTACGAAGCGTCATCCAGTGCGCCGACGGCCTGACCAACATTTACCTGGGGTACCAGTTGAACAACGCTTATGGCACAGACCCATGGTCCTGGGCGGACTGGCCGACGCCAGATTCCACTCATGCCGACACATTTTATTTTACTATTCCGTCCATCCCGGTCGGAGTGGCGACACCGCCCCAGATAGACTACATAATCTATGCCGAGAACAGCTCTACTGGGGAGTACGCCTCTGATCCGGAATACCCGGGCTTTTACTCCTTTTTGAATCTGCTGTATAGTCCTCAGTATTCCAACGTCAGCACCTTAAGGGATACCTTTTTCACCGGACCGTATGTGGTCAAAACCAATATCAGCACCGCCTTTGGAAATGTTCCCAACAGCGATGACATCTACAGCGATATTGCCGGGGGAGCTTCATATCCCCGGGATAGCATAGGCGCAGACGGATTCTATTACTACACCATTCCCCGGTATGCCAATAATGCCATGACCCCTGTCAATATCAATTGGTTCCTGACCGCTTATGACGAAATGGGCAATTGGGCGAATTACCCCACCAAGATTGACAGTTTCAATCACTTCAACTTAATCGATCCTATGCCATCCAACACCAGAGCCTTGTCCAACACAGAACAGACAGGGCCATTCGTGGTCTGGACAACCTATAAGGCAGAAGGAAATGTGATCAATGATTCCCTGTGGGTCTACAATAGTAGTGCTGCAGCCTGGGAACCGTTCGGGCGGGACAGCCTGATCGGAGACGTTTATTACTACACCATTCCCCAGCAGCAGGCGGCTGTGATCAGCCCGGTGTTGGTGCAGTGGTATTTAAAAGCCAGCGACGACCTGACCGGTAACTACACCTATGTACCGGCCAGCGCCAACCCGGGCTTTGGGGTTCCCTATTCCTTTAGGATACTGGACCTGACCGCCCCGTTGATTACCAATGTTACCCAGGTAGACAACACCTCCTTTACCGGGCCGTTCGAGGTCAAGGCAAATTGCCGCGATACCTCGGGCATAGCCCAGGTGCGGGTGTATTTCCGGACCAAACCCGCATTGGGTGACACCTCCTGGAACTACCTGCCCATGGCCGCCACAGGCAACCCAGATGAGTACAAGGCCAGCCTGCCGGTTCAGACCCCGGGAATGCTGGTACAATACTATGTTAGTGCATATGACGGAGCATTGACCGCCGGCGGTACCGCTCAAAAAAATACCGCCGATTTTCCGGCCGGCGGGCAGATAACTCCCAATCATTTCTACACAGGCAGTCCCCAATACAAACTATTGCTGGTAAATGATGGGTTGGCCGCCACAAACTACGATTCTTATTACACCTCCTGCCTGGACAGCAACGGTGTCACCTATGGCTACTGGGACAATCGCCGGGCAAATGTGCTGTCCCAGCTTCATAACGTCAATACCCTGATCTGGTTCACCGGGGACGACAGCGTCAACACCCTGAACCAAGCCGACCGGGACAGCCTGACCGCTTTCCTGGAGAGGGGCGGAAACCTGCTGCTCTCTTCAAAGAACCTGGGGCAGAACTGGGGCGGGAAGATCAACAGCGACACGGTGGACTTCTACCATAATTATTTAAAGGCCCGTTTTGATTCCACTCTTGTTCTATCCACGTCTTTATCCTTCCAGGGAAGGGTGGCTTTGCCGATCAGCAAGGGTGCAGTTGATAGTTTGTTTGTCGGCACGGTAGGGACCGCCGGCAACTACAAATCCATAGACAGGGTCGCGCCTCTGCCGGGAGCAGACTCGGTATTCAATGTCAAGAATCTACCGGGGTGCGCGGTCATCCGCTGTTCCACCGGAGTTTATAAAACAGTGTATGCCAGCCTGCCCATAGAGGCATTGGCAAAGAATACGGCCGGAAAATTATCCCGGACCCAGTTCATCGGCCGGTGCCTTAACTGGTTCGGCATCCAGACCTTCTACAAGGTGGCGGGCGAGGCGGTAGCCGAGGCCGGGCTGGTCAACGATGAAGCCCTGCTCTATCAGGCCTTCCCCAATCCTTTTAACGGCAACACCACCATCAGCTTCAGCCTGCCGTCGGCAGGAAGCGTTTCCCTGAAAGTGTACAATATTGCGGGACAGGTGGTGAAAACGATCTGCGACGAACACCGTAAGGCTGGGGTGTATAAGATCACTTGGAATGGCAATGACGAATCAGGCAACAAGGTTTCCAATGGCATTTACCTTTACCGGTTGGTGACCAAGGATCAAAGCCAGGCCAAGAAGGTAATCGTACTTCGATAG